The Oryza glaberrima chromosome 9, OglaRS2, whole genome shotgun sequence genome includes a window with the following:
- the LOC127784306 gene encoding E3 ubiquitin-protein ligase UPL1-like isoform X1, which yields MKLKRRRAVEVPPNIKSFIDCVTATPLENVESPLKDFVWEFGKGDFHHWLDLFNHFDSFFERYIKPRKDLQLEDDFLEVDPPFPREAVVQILRVSRLILENCTNRHFYSLFEQHLSSLLASTDADIVEGSLETLRAFVNKSVGKSSIRSASLTSKLFAFSQGWGGKEGGLGLIACSLPSGCDPIATEIGSTLHFEFYRGADKSDKSQSIDNCHRLEIIHLPSIISCKENDLEILEKLVKDYSVPPSLRFSLLTRLRFARAFDSLAYRRQYTCIRLSAFIVLLQASHDSESLALFLNNEPEFIDELLSLLSYEDEIPEKIRRLGILSLVALCQDRSHQPTVLSSVTSGGHRGILPSLMQKAVDSIINGSTKWSTEFAEELLSLVSMLVSSTPGSLALQEAGFIPTILPLLKDTDTHHLHLVSTAVHVIEGFLDYHNPSSALFRDLGGLDDTIARLKIEVSQVDIGSKKSEEPQSMSKGKEVESSLPPPDMQTVHSEALISYNRRNLMKALLRTISLATYVPGSSARVDGSEENVLPPCLCTIFRRAKEFGGGVFSLAATVMSDLIHKDPTCFTVLDAAGLPQAFIDAIMGGILYNSDAITCIPQCLDALCLNSSGLQLVKDHNALRCFVKIFTSRSYLKALGGDTAGALSLGLDELLRHQSSLRSSGVDMLIEILNTISKVGCGGESSSCTESGNSSTPLPMETDVQGGTSRSEVGTSEVGSSEKMVDASLDATSSSIESYLPECICNVGRLIETILQNSDTCRLFSEKKGIEAVLQLFKLPLMPVSVSVGQSISVAFKNFSSQHSVSLARAVCSFCRDHLKLTNELLGSVSGTKLVNSDHVKQSPLLKALSSLEGLLSLCNFLLKGNAFMVSELAFADAEILRELGKVYIEVTWQISLLSDSKVEKQDMEQDDVPGDASVSNLSERDSDDDTNAASVTRHMNPVSVRTSSVSPWNMEQDIISAVRSAASIHRHGRHTLSRIRGRLSGAMDAAHTDIDSPFSPGESSQSHDTIKKSPDVVVSELLTKLGHTMRSFLSTLVKGLPARRRADSSLTPASRSLVIALAQLFLTALGYSGHSTAGFEMSLSVKCRYLGKVVEDMAALTFDSRRRSCNSAIVNSFYVNGTFKELLTTFEATSQLLWTLPFSVPTTGSDQASSISEKVSHNSWLLDTLQSYCKLLEYYVNSSFLLSPSHNQLLVQPMVTELSINLFPVPSEPESFVRILQSQVLEAVLPVWNHIMFPECSPSLITSLISIVSHICSGVGALKQSRAGVGAANQRLTSPPLDESSIATIVEMGFSRARAEEALRSVRTNSVEMATDWLFSHPEEFVQEDVQLAQALALSLGNTTEASKEDGCNKNGPSVVEDKGVILLPLDDILAVSTKLFSSGDDMAFPLTDLLVTLCNQNKGDDRQRVILYLFEQLKRFPSDSSVDAGALYSFARLLALLLSEDSSIREIGAENGVVPHVLNLLENLKSRTEKTDQTWNSISALLLILDNMIQYAPALDIEMPEGTSKVSSDASNADCKVNPSLFAEKKTETDYSATYPNVHVFEKVMGRSIGYLTDQESQKILLLCCEFIKQHVPAIVMQAVLQLSARLTKTHTLAAQFSENGSLASLLNLPKTCIFPGYETLASAIVRHLIEDPQTLQSAMELEIRQSLSTRGSHASRSFLTNMSPLISRDPVIFMRAVTSVCQLDCSGGRTNVVLLKEKEKDKEKQKVSTTESGALGNEPVRVTADTKTIDTVNRCSRNQKKVPTSLSQVIDQLLVIIMSYSSPKKEQRSDGYFMLSPMDVDEPNTKGKSKVNDEQNLDGSEKSALMSKLAFVLKLMSEILLMYVHAVGIILKRDTELSQLQGGDQVAGHSGLLYHVFNLLSSDRSADVSDNWMGKLSERASWFLVALCCRSTEGRRRVISEIMKAFNYFIDSASSTSRGSLIPDKKVLAFSELINSILSRNSQNNLPVLGCSPDIAKSMIDGGMVQSLSGLLKVIDLDHPDAPKVVNLILKALDSLTRTANASDQIQKSDRYAKNKLTGSHEQTNVANENVIHEQGTSNGHGTIDTVQSTRQQVQELSHDDGNNNAGQDQPVEQMRLDLVENTAGNSSTGGVEFMREEATEGNLMTTTTDAGLDFSARHQADDEMVEEEDDLGEDGEDEDEDEDEEEIAEEGAGLMSIADTDIEDQENTAIGDDYNDDMMDEEDDDFLENRVIEVRWRETLTGMNRHLRVSRGRGDASGFIDISAEAFRGVGTDDMFNLHRPFGLERRRQSGSRSFTDRSRSDGNAFQHPLLSRPVQSRDGIGSVWSSSGTPSRDLHTFSFGTSDIPFYMLDAGLPPETSAPVFGERVVSTAPPPLIDFSLGMESLRIRRGLGDNLWTDDGQPQAGNHAAAVAQALEHHFITELNVSTLLNNAIPYTGNRVLDMQPDQTGDDVDDDLPSQDDDISEHVTTDSPALPTSSPQQFGTTNQANGNVCPMNDLICQQSADVADVRTEEEMHQIADDMNVIPQSNEDTADRQHVAHPDRDSLSGNLQSYDHVMQDEVEIPQRGQIGNDIRDPSDLESSCHALLTSTSAAPELSDAHVDSTTMNTDVDMNSIDISENLVENSAPGLYGNVVSVRLDEGAPQETMQPDQLNANNEASSTNEIDPTFLEALPEDLRAEVLASQQNRAAPTASYTPPAAEEIDPEFLAALPPEIQAEVLAQQRAQRIAHSQPIGQPVDMDNASIIATFPPDLREEVLLTSSEAVLSALPSALLAEAQMLRDRELSRYRARGSLFGGSYRLGARRLPTDNQTAVMDRGVGVTVGRRVISTVSAGAKGKDVEGTPLLDSSALKALIRLLQLAPPLSKGLLQRLMFNLCAHSVTRATLIGHLLNIIKPEAEGLNGWDCMTTYRLHGCQWNIVYAQPQSANGLPPLVTRRLLEVLTYLASNHPSVAGLLVYFDPSTSSNCMILKHGKELSQEGLQSDMMKTSSEGYTPILLFLKLLNKPLFLRSRVYLEQVMCLLEVVVSNAASKVDYPPHSGQMVSTSVDENRAPIETHGEPSTMEQVPIQENSQNKDVVVPASGPQQSINVHDILTQLPDSELHNLCNILALEGLPDKVYTLAAEVVKKLASVAVSHRKFFSMELASAAQSLSSSAVEELVTLKNTQMLGLNSCSMAGAAILRVLQVLSTLTSDMSGNSQDQAVGQEEQSILWDLNISLEPLWQELSDCISTTEAKLVHNSSFNPQVPLMDAIEVGASSSTSPPLPPGTQRLLPFIESFFVLCEKLQTSQAVVPSDSNVTATEVKELAGSSSSPSLKTGGVCNITFVRVAEKHRRLLNVFIRQNPSLLEKSLSMMLKVPRLIDFDNKRAYFRSRIRQQHDQHLSAPLRISVRRAYVLEDSYNQLRLRRSQDLKGRLTVQFQGEEGIDAGGLTREWYQLLSRVIFDKGALLFTTVGNNATFQPNPNSVYQTEHLSYFKFVGRVVAKALFDGQLLDVHFTRSFYKHILGVKVTYHDIEAVDPDYYKNLKWMLENDVSDIPDLTFSMDPDEEKHILYEKNEVTDYELKPGGRNIRVTEETKHEYVDLVAEHILTTAIRPQINAFLEGFTELVPRELISLFHDKELELLISGLPEIDFDDLKANAEYIGYSPASPVILWFWEVVNGFSKEDMARFLQFVTGTSKVPLEGFKALQGISGPQRFQIHKAYGAPERLPSAHTCFNQLDLPEYSSKEQLEERLLLAIHEASEGFGFG from the exons ATGAAGCTCAAGCGGCGACGCGCGGTGGAAGTG CCTCCAAATATAAAATCTTTCATTGACTGTGTCACTGCCACTCCTCTCGAGAATGTAGAATCCCCGTTGAAAGATTTTGTGTGGGAGTTTGGGAAG GGGGACTTTCATCACTGGCTGGATCTTTTTAATCactttgattctttttttgaaagatATATAAAACCAAGGAAAGATTTACAACTTGAAGATGATTTTCTTGAGGTGGACCCTCCATTTCCTAGGGAAGCAGTTGTCCAAATCCTTCGAGTCTCGAGATTAATATTGGAGAACTGTACAAATAGGCACTTCTATAGTTTGTTTGAG CAGCATCTTTCTTCACTACTAGCATCTACAGATGCGGATATAGTTGAGGGAAGCTTAGAGACATTGAGGGCATTTGTAAACAAATCAGTTGGTAAAAGCTCTATACGGAGCGCATCACTCACATCGAAGTTATTTGCCTTTTCTCAAGGTTGGGGTGGTAAAGAAGGTGGTCTTGGATTAATAGCTTGTTCTCTACCCAGTGGATGTGATCCAATTGCCACTGAGATTGGCTCCACACTCCACTTTGAGTTCTATCGAGGTGCTGATAAATCTGACAAGTCCCAATCTATAGATAATTGTCACAGGTTGGAAATCATACATTTACCGAGCATCATAAGCTGCAAGGAGAATGATCTTGAAATATTGGAAAAGTTGGTCAAGGATTACAGTGTGCCACCATCTTTAAGGTTTTCTCTTCTTACAAGATTGAGATTTGCAAGGGCATTTGACTCTCTGGCATATCGTCGCCAATATACCTGTATTCGCCTTTCTGCTTTTATCGTTCTTCTGCAGGCAAGCCATGACTCAGAAAGCCTAGCATTGTTTTTGAACAACGAACCAGAATTCATTGATGAATTATTATCGTTACTAAGCTATGAAGATGAGATACCGGAGAAAATTAGGAGATTGGGGATCCTTTCGTTGGTTGCTTTGTGCCAAGATAGGTCACATCAACCTACTGTTTTGTCCTCAGTAACTTCTGGTGGTCATCGTGGTATCCTTCCCAGTCTCATGCAAAAGGCAGTGGATTCAATCATCAATGGTTCGACAAAATGGTCCACAGAATTTGCTGAAGAGCTTCTATCTCTTGTCTCCATGTTGGTATCATCAACTCCAGGTTCTTTAGCTCTTCAAGAAGCAGGCTTTATACCCACTATTTTACCCCTCCTCAAAGACACAGACACACATCATCTACATCTAGTTAGTACTGCAGTACATGTCATTGAGGGCTTCTTGGATTACCACAACCCTTCTTCTGCATTGTTCAGAGATCTAGGTGGTCTAGATGACACTATTGCACGCTTAAAAATAGAAGTGTCGCAGGTTGATATTGGTTCAAAGAAATCAGAAGAACCTCAGTCTATGAGTAAAGGTAAAGAAGTTGAAAGTAGTTTGCCTCCGCCAGATATGCAGACTGTTCATTCTGAAGCGTTAATTTCTTATAATCGAAGGAACTTAATGAAAGCCTTATTGCGTACCATATCTCTGGCAACATATGTGCCCGGTAGCTCTGCTCGTGTTGATGGTTCAGAAGAGAATGTATTGCCTCCTTGTTTATGCACCATATTTAGGAGAGCCAAGGAGTTCGGTGGTGGGGTGTTCTCACTTGCTGCTACCGTCATGAGTGATCTCATACACAAAGATCCAACTTGCTTTACTGTCCTTGATGCAGCTGGTTTGCCGCAAGCCTTCATTGATGCCATCATGGGTGGCATTCTTTATAATTCTGATGCTATCACATGTATACCACAGTGTTTGGACGCACTTTGCTTAAACAGCAGTGGGCTTCAGTTAGTAAAGGACCACAACGCTTTAAGATGCTTTGTGAAAATCTTTACTTCCAGATCATATCTGAAAGCTCTGGGTGGGGACACTGCAGGGGCTTTATCACTTGGACTTGATGAATTATTGCGTCATCAATCGTCACTGCGATCTTCTGGAGTGGACATGCTTATTGAAATCTTGAACACCATCTCAAAAGTTGGGTGTGGCGGAGAGTCTAGTTCTTGTACAGAATCTGGTAACTCCTCTACGCCACTTCCCATGGAAACTGATGTGCAGGGAGGTACTTCAAGGAGTGAGGTTGGAACTTCTGAGGTGGGAAGTTCTGAGAAGATGGTAGATGCTTCCCTAGATGCAACATCATCGTCAATCGAGTCATATCTTCCTGAATGCATATGCAATGTTGGTCGTCTTATTGAAACTATTCTGCAAAATTCTGACACGTGTAGGTTGTTCAGTGAGAAAAAGGGCATTGAAGCTGTTCTTCAGCTGTTCAAATTGCCATTAATGCCGGTATCTGTTTCAGTTGGACAGAGTATTTCAGTTGCTTTTAAAAACTTCTCATCTCAGCATTCAGTTTCTCTCGCCAGAGCAGTTTGCTCATTCTGTAGAGATCATCTTAAGCTGACTAATGAACTGCTGGGTTCAGTTTCTGGAACTAAGCTGGTTAATAGTGATCATGTGAAGCAATCACCTCTCCTGAAAGCACTTTCCAGTCTTGAAGGGTTATTGTCTCTTTGCAATTTTCTTCTGAAGGGAAACGCCTTCATGGTCTCAGAATTGGCTTTTGCTGATGCTGAGATATTGAGGGAACTAGGTAAGGTCTATATTGAGGTTACATGGCAGATATCTTTACTTAGTGATTCCAAGGTGGAGAAGCAAGACATGGAACAAGATGATGTGCCTGGAGATGCCTCAGTCTCAAATTTATCTGAAAGGGATAGTGATGATGACACAAATGCAGCATCAGTTACAAGACATATGAATCCTGTTTCAGTGAGAACGTCCTCTGTATCACCATGGAATATGGAACAAGATATTATATCAGCAGTGCGTTCTGCTGCCAGCATACATCGCCATGGTCGGCACACGCTATCAAGGATACGTGGTCGCCTTAGTGGAGCTATGGATGCAGCACATACTGATATAGACAGTCCTTTTTCTCCAGGAGAAAGTTCACAAAGTCATGATACTATAAAAAAGAGTCCTGATGTTGTTGTTTCTGAACTCCTGACGAAGCTTGGACACACGATGCGTTCCTTCCTTTCTACCCTTGTCAAAGGATTACCAGCTCGCCGTCGTGCTGACTCAAGTCTGACTCCAGCCTCTCGAAGTCTTGTGATTGCTCTTGCACAACTTTTTCTTACTGCTCTTGGTTATTCTGGACATTCTACTGCTGGCTTTGAGATGTCATTATCTGTGAAATGCCGATATCTTGGGAAAGTTGTGGAAGACATGGCAGCACTTACCTTTGACAGCAGGCGTCGATCTTGCAATTCTGCAATAGTTAATAGTTTCTATGTGAATGGAACATTCAAGGAGCTTCTAACCACCTTCGAAGCTACCAGTCAGTTACTTTGGACACTACCTTTCTCAGTCCCAACTACTGGCTCAGATCAAGCTTCCTCTATCAGTGAAAAGGTGTCTCACAATTCATGGCTGCTGGATACATTACAGAGTTACTGTAAATTGCTGGAATATTATGTGAACTCTTCATTTTTATTGTCTCCTTCTCATAATCAGCTTCTTGTTCAGCCTATGGTCACTGAACTGTCCATTAATCTGTTCCCTGTGCCCTCAGAGCCTGAATCATTTGTTCGTATTCTGCAATCTCAAGTTTTGGAAGCAGTCCTACCTGTTTGGAATCATATAATGTTCCCCGAGTGTAGCCCGTCTCTTATCACTTCCTTGATCTCCATTGTTAGCCATATATGCTCTGGTGTTGGTGCTCTAAAACAAAGCCGTGCAGGTGTTGGAGCTGCGAACCAGCGTCTTACGAGTCCCCCTCTTGATGAGTCCTCTATTGCTACAATTGTTGAGATGGGATTTTCGCGAGCTAGGGCAGAAGAAGCCCTAAGAAGTGTCAGAACTAACAGTGTCGAAATGGCAACAGATTGGTTGTTCAGCCATCCAGAAGAGTTTGTTCAAGAAGATGTCCAGCTTGCACAGGCATTAGCTTTGTCACTTGGAAACACCACTGAAGCATCCAAGGAAGATGGTTGCAATAAGAATGGTCCAAGTGTCGTTGAAGATAAAGGTGTCATCTTGCTTCCTTTGGATGACATTCTTGCTGTATCAACAAAGCTCTTCTCTTCTGGTGATGACATGGCTTTCCCATTGACTGATCTTTTAGTTACACTGTGCAACCAGAATAAGGGAGATGACCGTCAGCGGGTTATCTTATATCTTTTTGAGCAACTTAAACGTTTTCCATCAGATTCTTCAGTTGATGCAGGCGCATTATATTCTTTTGCCCGTTTGCTGGCCTTACTTCTGAGTGAAGACAGTAGCATTCGTGAAATTGGTGCAGAAAATGGCGTGGTCCCTCATGTTCTTAATTTATTGGAAAACCTTAAATCAAGGACAGAGAAAACAGATCAAACTTGGAATTCTATCAGTGCTTTGTTGCTTATATTGGACAACATGATACAATATGCTCCAGCACTTGATATAGAAATGCCGGAAGGGACTTCTAAAGTTTCTTCTGATGCATCAAATGCTGATTGCAAGGTAAATCCATCTCTGTTTGCTGAGAAGAAAACTGAAACTGATTATTCAGCAACATATCCAAATGTTCATGTGTTTGAAAAGGTTATGGGAAGATCCATTGGCTATTTGACTGACCAGGAGAGCCAAAAGATACTGTTGTTGTGCTGTGAATTCATCAAGCAACACGTGCCAGCAATTGTTATGCAAGCTGTTCTGCAACTTTCTGCCCGTTTGACAAAAACACATACCCTCGCTGCCCAATTTTCTGAAAATGGAAGCCTTGCATCTCTTTTGAATCTTCCGAAGACTTGCATCTTTCCTGGATATGAGACTTTGGCATCTGCTATCGTGCGTCACCTCATTGAGGACCCCCAGACTCTGCAGAGTGCTATGGAACTGGAAATTCGACAGTCACTAAGTACCCGTGGCAGCCATGCCTCGCGCTCTTTTCTGACAAATATGTCACCACTAATATCTAGAGATCCTGTGATCTTCATGAGGGCTGTAACTTCAGTTTGCCAACTAGATTGCTCAGGAGGTAGAACGAATGTAGTTCTgttgaaggagaaggagaaagatAAGGAGAAACAGAAAGTTTCTACAACTGAAAGTGGTGCACTGGGTAATGAGCCTGTTCGGGTGACTGCTGATACTAAGACGATTGATACAGTGAACAGATGTTCACGAAACCAGAAAAAGGTTCCAACTAGTCTTTCCCAAGTTATCGACCAACTTCTGGTGATCATTATGAGCTACTCATCCCCAAAGAAAGAACAGAGGTCTGATGGTTACTTTATGCTGTCTCCTATGGATGTTGATGAACCAAACACAAAAGGGAAGTCAAAAGTTAATGATGAACAAAATCTTGATGGCTCGGAGAAATCTGCCTTGATGTCGAAATTGGCATTTGTTCTTAAGCTGATGAGTGAAATACTACTCATGTATGTACATGCAGTTGGGATAATACTTAAACGTGATACGGAGTTATCGCAGTTGCAGGGTGGCGATCAAGTAGCTGGACACAGTGGGTTACTGTATcatgtatttaatttgttatCTTCTGACAGATCTGCTGATGTGTCTGATAATTGGATGGGGAAGTTATCTGAAAGAGCATCTTGGTTCTTGGTAGCTTTATGCTGCAGATCCACTGAAGGCCGTAGAAGGGTAATTTCTGAAATCATGAAGGCGTTTAATTATTTCATAGATTCAGCAAGCAGCACCTCCAGAGGGTCTTTGATACCTGACAAAAAAGTATTAGCTTTCTCTGAGCTGATAAATTCAATATTGTCTCGAAATAGTCAGAACAACTTGCCTGTCCTTGGTTGCTCACCTGATATTGCGAAGTCTATGATAGATGGTGGCATGGTGCAGTCTCTTTCTGGTTTGCTCAAAGTGATTGACCTGGACCACCCAGACGCTCCAAAGGTTGTCAACCTTATTTTGAAGGCTTTGGATAGCCTCACAAGGACTGCAAATGCAAGTGATCAAATCCAAAAGTCAGATCGATATGCTAAGAACAAACTAACTGGGTCACATGAACAAACAAATGTGGCTAATGAAAATGTAATCCATGAACAAGGTACTAGTAACGGACATGGTACTATTGATACTGTTCAATCTACAAGGCAGCAAGTCCAGGAATTATCTCATGATGATGGGAACAATAATGCTGGCCAAGATCAGCCTGTCGAGCAGATGAGACTAGATTTAGTTGAGAATACTGCTGGTAACTCTTCAACGGGTGGTGTGGAGTTCATGCGAGAGGAAGCCACTGAAGGTAACTTGATGACTACTACGACTGATGCTGGTTTGGATTTCTCAGCTCGGCACCAAGCTGATGACGAAATggttgaggaggaggatgatctAGGGGAGGATGGTGAGGATGAAGATGAggatgaggacgaggaggaaATAGCAGAAGAGGGAGCTGGTTTGATGTCAATAGCTGACACAGATATTGAGGACCAGGAGAATACTGCCATTGGTGATGACTACAATGATGATATGATggatgaagaagatgacgatTTTCTTGAGAACCGTGTTATAGAAGTGAGATGGAGGGAAACATTAACTGGGATGAATCGTCATCTGAGAGTTTCCAGGGGTCGTGGAGATGCTAGTGGTTTTATAGACATATCTGCTGAGGCATTTCGTGGTGTTGGGACGGACGATATGTTTAATTTGCATCGTCCGTTTGGTCTTGAGCGACGTCGCCAAAGTGGAAGCAGGTCTTTTACTGATCGATCAAGGTCTGATGGAAATGCTTTCCAGCATCCATTACTCTCCAGGCCAGTGCAATCTAGAGATGGAATTGGTTCGGTATGGTCCTCTAGTGGAACACCCTCAAGAGATTTGCACACATTTTCTTTTGGGACTTCAGATATTCCTTTTTACATGTTAGATGCTGGGTTGCCACCTGAAACTTCTGCTCCGGTTTTTGGCGAGCGTGTTGTAAGTACTGCTCCCCCACCTTTGATTGATTTCTCTCTTGGTATGGAATCTCTCCGAATTAGGCGGGGCCTTGGAGATAATTTATGGACTGATGATGGTCAACCTCAGGCAGGTAATCATGCAGCTGCTGTTGCCCAGGCTTTGGAGCATCATTTTATTACAGAGTTGAATGTGTCTACTTTGCTAAATAATGCAATTCCATACACTGGCAATCGTGTGCTTGATATGCAACCTGACCAAACTGGCGATGATGTAGATGACGATTTACCATCACAGGATGATGACATATCAGAACATGTGACAACTGATTCCCCTGCTTTGCCTACTAGTAGCCCTCAACAATTTGGAACTACCAACCAAGCAAACGGTAATGTCTGTCCTATGAATGATCTAATTTGTCAACAGTCAGCTGATGTTGCAGATGTTCGTACTGAAGAAGAGATGCATCAAATAGCTGATGACATGAATGTTATACCTCAGAGTAATGAGGATACTGCTGACAGACAGCATGTTGCTCATCCTGATAGGGACTCACTGTCTGGTAATCTGCAAAGTTATGATCATGTTATGCAGGATGAGGTAGAAATACCTCAACGTGGCCAGATTGGTAATGATATTAGGGACCCATCTGATCTGGAGTCAAGTTGTCATGCTCTTCTCACTTCCACAAGTGCAGCTCCTGAGCTGAGCGATGCTCATGTTGATTCCACCACTATGAATACAGATGTTGACATGAATAGCATTGATATTTCTGAGAACCTAGTAGAAAACTCAGCTCCTGGTTTGTATGGCAATGTTGTTTCTGTTAGGCTAGATGAAGGAGCTCCTCAAGAGACTATGCAGCCTGATCAATTGAATGCTAACAATGAGGCATCTAGTACAAATGAAATCGATCCAACATTTCTTGAAGCATTGCCTGAGGATCTCCGTGCGGAAGTCCTTGCTTCTCAACAGAATCGCGCTGCACCAACTGCTTCCTATACTCCACCAGCTGCAGAAGAAATAGATCCTGAATTTTTGGCTGCTCTCCCCCCAGAAATACAAGCTGAGGTTTTGGCTCAGCAGCGAGCACAGCGGATCGCTCATTCTCAACCCATTGGGCAGCCAGTTGACATGGATAATGCTTCGATTATAGCAACTTTCCCCCCTGATCTACGTGAAGAG GTGCTTTTGACCTCGTCAGAGGCAGTTTTGTCTGCCTTACCTTCAGCTTTACTTGCTGAAGCTCAAATGCTTCGCGACAGAGAGTTGAGTCGTTACCGTGCTAGGGGAAGCCTTTTTGGAGGAAGTTACAGGCTTGGAGCGAGGAGGTTACCAACAGACAATCAGACTGCTGTTATGGACAGGGGTGTTGGTGTGACTGTTGGTAGGCGGGTTATTTCTACTGTGTCGGCAGGCGCTAAGGGTAAAGATGTGGAAGGGACCCCACTTTTGGATTCTAGCGCTCTAAAAGCACTTATTCGTCTTCTGCAGCTAGCTCCG CCACTCAGCAAAGGCCTTCTTCAAAGGCTTATGTTCAATCTTTGCGCGCACAGTGTTACGCGTGCTACATTGATTGGCCATTTACTCAACATTATTAAACCTGAAGCTGAGGGGCTTAATGGATGGGACTGCATGACTACATATAGGTTACATGGATGTCAGTGGAACATTGTTTATGCACAACCACAATCTGCAAATG GTCTACCTCCGCTGGTGACAAGACGACTTCTTGAAGTGCTTACATACCTTGCTTCAAACCATCCATCTGTTGCAGGTCTCTTGGTCTACTTTGACCCTTCAACAAGTTCAAACTGTATGATCCTAAAGCATGGTAAAGAATTATCTCAAGAAGGGCTACAATCGGATATGATGAAAACGTCATCTGAGGGTTATACCCCTATCCTGCTATTCCTTAAGCTCTTAAACAAGCCGTTGTTTCTACGAAGTCGAGTATATCTTGAGCAG GTGATGTGTTTGCTTGAAGTAGTGGTCAGCAATGCTGCTTCCAAAGTCGATTATCCACCTCATTCAGGGCAAATGGTTAGCACTTCTGTGGATGAAAACAGGGCACCGATTGAAACACATGGAGAACCATCTACTATGGAGCAAGTTCCTATCCAAGAAAATAGTCAAAATAAAGATGTGGTGGTGCCAGCATCAGGTCCCCAACAGTCTATTAATGTGCATGACATTCTTACTCAACTTCCAGACTCTGAATTACATAATCTGTGCAATATTCTTGCACTTGAGGG TCTTCCGGATAAAGTCTATACGCTTGCTGCGGAGGTGGTAAAAAAATTGGCTAGTGTGGCGGTATCCCACCGGAAATTCTTCTCTATGGAGCTAGCCAGTGCTGCTCAGAGCTTAAGTTCTTCAGCAGTAGAGGAGCTTGTAACATTGAAGAACACACAAATGCTTGGGCTCAATTCTTGTTCTATGGCTGGGGCTGCCATCCTGCGGGTCTTACAGGTCCTATCTACATTGACCTCAGATATGAGTGGTAATAGCCAGGATCAGGCTGTGGGACAGGAAGAACAGTCTATTTTGTGGGATTTGAATATATCACTTGAGCCTTTGTGGCAAGAACTAAGTGACTGTATAAGCACTACAGAGGCAAAACTTGTTCATAATTCAAGTTTCAATCCCCAGGTTCCTTTGATGGATGCAATAGAAGTTGGTGCCTCATCCTCTACTTCCCCACCTCTTCCTCCAGGCACACAACGCCTTTTGCCATTTATAGAATCCTTTTTTGTTCTGTGTGAGAAGCTTCAAACAAGCCAAGCAGTTGTGCCATCTGATTCCAATGTGACTGCTACAGAAGTGAAAGAACTTGCTGGGAGTTCATCGTCCCCATCACTAAAGACTGGTGGAGTATGCAATATTACTTTTGTAAGGGTGGCAGAAAAACATCGGCGCCTCCTCAATGTGTTCATTCGACAGAATCCAAGTTTGCTAGAAAAGTCACTTTCTATGATGTTGAAAGTACCAAGGCTGATAGACTTTGACAACAAGCGTGCTTACTTTAGATCACGCATTAGGCAGCAACATGATCAGCATCTTTCTGCTCCTTTGCGGATTAGCGTTCGTCGGGCATATGTTTTGGAGGATTCATACAATCAGTTGAGGTTACGTCGTAGCCAGGATCTTAAGGGCCGCTTGACTGTACAATTccaaggagaggaggggattgATGCTGGTGGACTAACTAGGGAGTGGTATCAACTTCTATCTAGAGTTATTTTTGACAAAGGAGCTCTGCTCTTCACCACTGTTGGGAACAATGCAACTTTCCAGCCTAACCCCAACTCAGTTTATCAAACAGAGCACCTTTCCTATTTCAAGTTTGTTGGTCGAGTG GTTGCCAAAGCCTTATTTGATGGCCAATTATTGGATGTTCACTTTACCCGTTCATTTTACAAACACATACTTGGTGTTAAAGTGACTTATCATGATATAGAGGCTGTTGATCCTGATTACTACAAAAATTTGAAGTGGATGCTAGAG AATGATGTAAGTGATATTCCTGACCTGACATTCAGCATGGACCCTGATGAAGAAAAACATATTCTTTATGAGAAAAATGAG GTTACTGATTATGAGCTCAAACCTGGTGGGAGAAACATCAGGGTCACTGAAGAAACAAAACATGAGTATGTCGATCTTGTGGCTGAACATATATTGACCACAGCAATTCGCCCTCAAATTAATGCTTTCCTTGAAGGATTCACAGAATTAGTTCCAAGGGAGCTCATTTCCCTATTTCATGATAAAGAACTTGAACTCTTGATCAGTGGACTTCCTGAAATCGACT TTGATGACCTGAAAGCAAATGCGGAGTATATTGGGTATTCGCCTGCATCTCCGGTCATCCTGTGGTTCTGGGAAGTAGTTAATGGTTTCAGCAAGGAGGACATGGCAAGATTTCTACAATTTGTGACAGGAAcatcaaaa GTACCATTAGAAGGTTTCAAAGCGCTACAAGGTATTTCTGGTCCTCAGAGATTCCAGATTCACAAGGCTTATGGAGCTCCAGAGAGGCTTCCATCTGCCCATACTtg CTTTAATCAACTGGATTTACCAGAGTATTCCTCAAAGGAGCAACTAGAAGAGCGTTTACTTCTTGCCATTCATGAGGCAAGCGAAGGTtttggttttggctga